From Haloarcula sp. CBA1127, a single genomic window includes:
- a CDS encoding proteasome-activating nucleotidase: protein MTDTVDEVDMPYDDDASQQQKIEALQERLEVLESQNEEMRDKLLDANAENNKYQQKLERLTHENKKLKQSPLFVATVQELSSDGVIIKQHGNNQEALTEVTDEMREDLEPDDRVAVNNSLSIVKQLDDETDVRARVMQVDQSPDVTFADIGGIEEQMEEVRETVEMPLKSPEMFEDVGIDPPSGVLLHGPPGTGKTMLAKAVANETDATFIKMAGSELVHKFIGEGAKLVRDLFELARQEEPAVVFIDEIDAIAAKRTESKTSGDAEVQRTMMQLLSEMDGFDDRGDIRIIAATNRFDMLDRAILRPGRFDRLIEVPNPDLEGRKQIFQIHTRSMNVADDVDFETLAEDIQDASGADVKAICTEAGMFAIRDDRTEVTMADFHNAWEKIQQEETDDEDVSRTFA, encoded by the coding sequence ATGACCGACACCGTCGACGAGGTCGATATGCCGTACGACGATGACGCGTCTCAGCAACAGAAGATCGAGGCGCTGCAGGAGCGGCTAGAGGTGCTCGAATCGCAGAACGAGGAGATGCGCGACAAGCTGCTGGACGCGAACGCGGAGAACAACAAGTACCAGCAGAAGCTCGAACGGCTCACGCACGAGAACAAGAAGCTCAAGCAGTCACCGCTGTTTGTCGCGACCGTTCAGGAGCTCTCCAGCGATGGCGTGATTATCAAGCAGCACGGCAACAATCAGGAGGCCCTGACAGAGGTCACCGACGAGATGCGCGAGGATCTCGAACCCGACGACCGCGTCGCCGTCAACAACTCGCTCTCTATTGTCAAACAGCTCGACGACGAGACCGACGTTCGCGCTCGCGTGATGCAGGTCGACCAGTCGCCGGATGTCACTTTTGCCGACATCGGCGGCATCGAAGAGCAGATGGAAGAGGTCCGCGAGACCGTCGAGATGCCGCTGAAGAGCCCGGAGATGTTCGAAGACGTGGGCATCGACCCACCGAGCGGCGTCCTGCTGCATGGCCCGCCCGGCACCGGGAAGACGATGCTGGCGAAGGCCGTCGCCAACGAGACCGACGCGACGTTCATCAAGATGGCCGGCTCCGAGCTGGTCCACAAGTTCATCGGCGAGGGCGCGAAGCTCGTCCGCGACCTGTTCGAGCTGGCTCGTCAGGAGGAGCCCGCCGTCGTCTTCATCGACGAGATCGACGCTATCGCGGCCAAGCGGACGGAGTCGAAGACCTCCGGCGACGCCGAGGTCCAGCGGACGATGATGCAGTTGCTCTCAGAGATGGACGGCTTCGACGACCGCGGTGACATCCGCATCATCGCGGCGACAAACCGCTTCGATATGCTCGACCGGGCCATTCTCCGCCCCGGCCGCTTCGACCGCCTCATCGAGGTTCCGAACCCCGACCTCGAAGGTCGCAAGCAGATATTCCAGATCCACACCCGCAGCATGAACGTCGCCGACGACGTGGACTTCGAGACGCTGGCCGAGGATATTCAGGACGCCTCCGGTGCTGACGTGAAAGCCATCTGTACCGAGGCCGGGATGTTCGCCATCCGCGACGACCGGACCGAGGTCACGATGGCTGATTTCCACAACGCTTGGGAGAAGATTCAGCAGGAAGAGACCGACGACGAGGACGTTTCCCGAACGTTCGCCTGA
- a CDS encoding DUF420 domain-containing protein — protein sequence MAVADTLQSRARARPRLVTAVVSVVGYALVFGAFGGVLPLPEFSNDTVILLGDAIAVVNSIALLAIVAGVYFIKNNQVQKHRAAMLTAFTLIMVFLALYILKVGGGFEKEIVAEGFVWTAYIVMLAIHILLSAVSVPVVVHAVVLGLTHSPAELRETIHARVGRIAVSAWGLSLFLGLVTYVMLNHIYGWVPR from the coding sequence ATGGCCGTCGCAGACACACTCCAGTCGCGTGCCCGCGCTCGTCCGCGGCTCGTCACCGCCGTCGTCTCGGTCGTTGGCTACGCGCTCGTGTTCGGCGCGTTTGGTGGCGTCTTACCGTTGCCAGAGTTCTCGAATGACACCGTTATTCTGCTAGGTGATGCAATCGCCGTCGTCAACAGTATCGCCCTGCTCGCAATCGTCGCTGGCGTCTACTTCATCAAGAACAATCAGGTACAGAAACACCGTGCGGCGATGCTGACTGCGTTCACGCTCATCATGGTGTTTCTGGCGCTGTATATACTCAAGGTCGGCGGCGGCTTCGAGAAGGAAATCGTCGCCGAAGGGTTCGTCTGGACGGCGTACATCGTGATGCTCGCTATCCACATCCTGCTATCCGCGGTGTCCGTGCCCGTCGTCGTTCACGCGGTCGTCCTCGGGCTGACCCACTCTCCCGCCGAGCTCAGAGAAACAATCCACGCCCGTGTGGGTCGTATCGCGGTCTCCGCTTGGGGGCTGAGCCTCTTTCTCGGGCTCGTCACATACGTCATGCTGAACCACATCTACGGCTGGGTCCCTCGCTAG
- a CDS encoding biotin--[acetyl-CoA-carboxylase] ligase, with translation MNDTRHRVLDALADGPVSGPTLADELDISRSAVWKHVEALRDEGFEIRSDDAGYDLDSVPEFGASAVEYGLEAPFSVEYHDSIPSTNARARDLATEGASDTVVLADEQTGGRGRLDRDWHSPSGGIWLSVLFRPDVPMAHAPVFTLAAAVAVTRAAREAGVEAGIKWPNDVLVRHGDEERKLVGILTEMEGEADRVSWVVVGIGVNANVDPSDLPSEANPTSLSAERGEPIDRRLFTQRLLEEFNALQQDTEHVVEAWREYATTLGKKVRVETPGGPIEGEAVDVQFPGALVIETESGTEVVSAGDCEHLRPVTE, from the coding sequence ATGAACGACACACGCCACCGGGTGCTCGATGCACTGGCCGACGGTCCTGTTTCGGGGCCGACCCTCGCTGACGAACTGGATATCTCCCGCTCCGCTGTCTGGAAGCACGTCGAAGCGCTCCGCGACGAGGGGTTCGAGATCCGTAGCGACGACGCGGGCTACGACCTCGATTCGGTCCCGGAGTTCGGGGCGAGCGCGGTCGAATACGGACTCGAAGCGCCGTTTTCTGTCGAGTACCACGACAGTATCCCGAGCACGAACGCACGCGCCCGAGACCTTGCGACAGAGGGGGCGTCGGACACTGTGGTGCTAGCCGACGAACAGACCGGTGGCCGGGGGCGACTCGACCGTGATTGGCATTCGCCTAGCGGTGGAATCTGGCTCTCCGTGCTGTTCCGGCCCGACGTGCCGATGGCCCACGCGCCGGTGTTCACGCTCGCGGCCGCTGTCGCGGTGACACGGGCGGCCCGTGAGGCCGGCGTCGAGGCCGGCATCAAGTGGCCCAACGACGTGCTCGTCCGCCACGGCGACGAGGAGCGGAAACTGGTCGGCATCCTCACAGAAATGGAGGGCGAGGCCGACCGCGTCTCCTGGGTCGTCGTCGGGATCGGTGTCAACGCGAACGTCGACCCCTCGGACTTACCCAGCGAAGCGAACCCGACAAGCCTCTCGGCCGAACGGGGTGAACCGATCGACAGACGCCTGTTCACGCAACGGCTACTGGAGGAGTTCAACGCGTTGCAACAGGATACGGAGCACGTCGTCGAGGCATGGCGGGAGTACGCGACGACGCTGGGCAAAAAAGTCCGGGTCGAGACACCCGGAGGCCCCATCGAGGGCGAAGCCGTGGATGTCCAGTTCCCGGGCGCGCTCGTCATCGAGACAGAATCAGGTACAGAGGTCGTTTCAGCGGGAGATTGTGAGCATCTCCGCCCGGTTACGGAGTAA
- a CDS encoding universal stress protein codes for MYDRILVPTDGSAGSKDVLRHAKTLATAHDSEIHALYVVDIGRFSTLPHEPTWEGVTDSLHREGEMALDMVERLVADDVAVTRATTEGSPSREIVEYASQHGCDLIVMGTHGRGGIDRLLLGSVAERVVRSATVPVVTVPVETAMQDLSEDEQPAGVPQ; via the coding sequence ATGTACGACAGGATACTGGTACCAACAGACGGGTCGGCGGGGTCGAAAGACGTTCTCAGACACGCTAAAACACTTGCAACGGCCCACGACAGTGAGATTCATGCGCTGTACGTCGTCGACATCGGTCGGTTCTCGACGCTCCCGCACGAACCGACATGGGAGGGCGTCACCGACTCGCTCCACCGCGAAGGTGAGATGGCGCTGGACATGGTGGAACGTCTCGTTGCCGACGACGTGGCTGTCACGCGAGCCACGACCGAGGGCAGCCCGAGTCGGGAAATCGTCGAATATGCGAGCCAGCACGGCTGTGACCTCATCGTGATGGGGACCCACGGTCGCGGCGGCATCGACCGCCTGCTACTGGGCAGCGTCGCCGAACGGGTCGTCCGGTCAGCCACTGTTCCAGTCGTCACCGTTCCGGTGGAGACAGCGATGCAAGACCTCTCGGAGGACGAACAGCCTGCTGGCGTCCCACAGTGA
- a CDS encoding HD domain-containing protein, with translation MTTIKDSVHDHIEVQGVAAALLDTPPVQRLRHISQLGTVTLVYPSANHTRFEHSLGVYHLADRALSHLGIEGQQAERVRAAALLHDVGHSPYSHNVEALIHRRTGKYHDDVDELLGDGPVARVLSEHGLNPDRVAGLVAGEGELGQLVSGELDVDRMDYLVRDAHHTGVPYGTIDHERLVRELCFVDGELVLDEGNVQTAESLLLARALMNPTVYQHHVARIAKSMLRRGTEELLAATDTTAETLRRWDDNDLLVALRQCEATAAYARRLTQRDLYKRAVWAEWQSVPDEVLAADHDAVGAMEQAIADEANVDSDAVVLDIPPEPSMTESSSRVLVNGEVRRLGEQSTLVNAIRAAQRDQWRLGVYAPEAESERVGAAAIRELGLDLDGARVRDVRTGIHATLDEFN, from the coding sequence ATGACCACAATCAAGGACAGCGTCCACGACCACATTGAGGTGCAGGGCGTCGCGGCGGCGTTGCTCGACACGCCGCCGGTCCAGCGGCTCCGGCACATCTCCCAGCTCGGCACGGTGACGCTCGTCTACCCCTCGGCGAACCACACTAGATTCGAGCACTCGCTGGGTGTCTATCACCTCGCGGACCGAGCGCTGTCCCACCTCGGCATTGAGGGCCAGCAGGCCGAACGAGTCCGCGCCGCAGCGTTGCTCCACGACGTGGGCCATTCGCCGTACAGCCACAACGTCGAGGCGCTCATCCACCGCCGGACGGGCAAGTACCATGACGACGTGGACGAACTGCTCGGTGACGGTCCTGTCGCGCGGGTGCTCTCGGAGCACGGCCTCAATCCGGACCGCGTGGCCGGCCTCGTCGCCGGCGAGGGCGAACTGGGCCAGCTCGTCTCCGGCGAACTGGACGTCGACCGGATGGACTATCTGGTCCGCGACGCCCACCACACGGGTGTTCCATACGGGACTATCGACCACGAGCGGCTGGTCCGGGAGCTGTGTTTCGTCGACGGCGAACTCGTCTTAGACGAAGGGAACGTCCAGACGGCCGAGTCGCTCCTGCTCGCGCGGGCACTGATGAACCCAACCGTCTACCAGCACCACGTCGCCCGCATCGCCAAATCGATGCTGCGGCGCGGGACCGAAGAACTGCTCGCCGCGACTGACACGACCGCCGAGACGCTCCGCCGGTGGGACGACAACGACCTGCTCGTGGCGCTCAGACAGTGCGAGGCGACGGCGGCGTACGCGCGGCGGCTGACCCAGCGGGACCTGTACAAGCGCGCCGTCTGGGCGGAGTGGCAGTCCGTGCCCGACGAGGTGCTGGCGGCCGACCACGACGCGGTCGGTGCGATGGAACAGGCTATCGCCGACGAAGCGAACGTCGACAGCGACGCCGTTGTACTCGACATTCCGCCAGAACCGTCGATGACCGAGTCGAGCAGCCGCGTGCTGGTCAACGGTGAGGTCCGCCGGCTCGGCGAGCAGTCGACGCTGGTCAACGCCATCCGCGCCGCCCAGCGCGACCAGTGGCGGCTTGGGGTCTATGCGCCGGAAGCCGAGAGCGAGCGGGTCGGTGCGGCGGCGATCCGTGAACTCGGACTCGACCTTGACGGGGCCAGAGTCCGGGACGTGCGGACGGGTATCCATGCGACCCTCGATGAGTTTAATTGA
- a CDS encoding DUF58 domain-containing protein, with protein sequence MRTRETTQRNVGVSAALVAGGAGIVTGNPAIFMVAAVALVYAAYQAAIGDPEPTLTIERHLEPADPLPGSEVTVTLTLTNDGDATLPDVRVLDGVPERLEVVEGSPRFGTHLEAGMSDSVTYTVEARRGDHAFTDVAVVCRNLTGTVEFAEQVAVETTLSCNASVDTVPLSGQTLSQSGRVPTDAGGNGLAFYAIREHQSSDPMSRVDWNRLAKTNELATVEFKETRAATVITLVDSRHPVAGEADAPTAVQFCAYAAQQVGSALLGMDNRVGAAVYDSCETLQPSANRAQEQRLEAFLEETLSGASTGSSGARGSSLLDTNTRTRRMQSPTGMADRYGIADGGDAVATLDRSIPSESQVVFCTPLLDDRAADAAKRLAAYGHAVTVVSPDMTTGDSPGSTVERIDRTARLDSLRGTVRVVDWTPAEPLAKALIRATERWA encoded by the coding sequence GTGAGAACGCGCGAGACCACACAGCGCAACGTCGGCGTCTCGGCCGCGCTGGTGGCCGGCGGGGCCGGCATCGTCACCGGGAACCCGGCGATTTTCATGGTCGCAGCGGTGGCGCTGGTGTACGCGGCCTATCAGGCGGCCATCGGTGACCCGGAGCCGACGCTCACAATCGAGCGCCACCTCGAACCGGCCGACCCGCTCCCCGGCTCGGAGGTGACAGTGACGCTGACGCTCACGAACGACGGGGACGCGACCCTGCCCGACGTTCGCGTCCTCGACGGCGTCCCGGAACGGCTGGAAGTGGTCGAGGGCTCCCCACGCTTTGGTACCCACCTCGAAGCCGGAATGTCGGATTCGGTCACCTACACCGTCGAAGCCCGGCGCGGTGACCACGCGTTCACCGACGTGGCAGTGGTCTGCCGGAACCTGACCGGGACCGTCGAGTTCGCCGAGCAGGTCGCCGTCGAGACGACGCTCTCGTGCAATGCCAGTGTGGACACCGTCCCGCTCTCGGGCCAGACACTCTCCCAGTCCGGGCGCGTGCCGACAGACGCCGGCGGGAACGGGCTTGCCTTCTACGCCATCCGTGAACACCAGTCCTCGGACCCGATGAGCCGCGTCGACTGGAACCGCCTCGCGAAGACGAACGAGCTAGCGACAGTCGAGTTCAAGGAGACGCGAGCGGCCACCGTCATCACACTAGTGGATTCCCGACACCCCGTTGCGGGCGAAGCGGACGCCCCCACGGCTGTCCAGTTCTGTGCCTATGCGGCCCAGCAGGTCGGCTCGGCGCTTCTGGGAATGGACAACCGCGTCGGTGCCGCCGTCTACGACAGTTGTGAGACGCTCCAGCCGTCGGCCAACCGGGCACAGGAGCAGCGGTTGGAGGCGTTTCTAGAGGAGACTTTGAGCGGGGCGTCAACCGGGTCCTCGGGGGCCCGTGGTTCATCGCTACTCGACACCAACACCCGAACCCGGCGAATGCAGTCGCCGACCGGGATGGCAGACAGGTACGGCATCGCCGACGGCGGTGACGCGGTGGCGACGCTCGACCGCTCGATACCGAGCGAGTCACAGGTCGTGTTCTGTACGCCCCTGCTCGACGACCGGGCGGCCGATGCGGCGAAACGGCTCGCCGCGTACGGACACGCGGTCACAGTCGTCAGCCCGGACATGACGACCGGGGACAGCCCGGGCAGTACCGTCGAACGAATCGACCGAACGGCCCGCCTCGACAGCCTTCGAGGGACGGTCCGAGTCGTCGACTGGACGCCTGCGGAACCGCTCGCAAAAGCCCTCATTCGCGCAACGGAGCGGTGGGCATGA
- a CDS encoding DUF4129 domain-containing protein, whose translation MSTKLVRAALALLCAVAVLFGTALFPGALGVEFESSGPLDSRASEPVTPDGTAPGEVDSGSTPIATSDGVETTPRATSDEPAATATPTPTETTTETPAASDGEDSGSPILVKLFGLALIGGFGVVAVGVIRAASDPEHDGSADAGLLLHPLLDRLAGTVVSAVSSGAIGRTIGRIPKVTTAALLSGSAALSRVGAGISTVSGGVLTGLTTGIGSVGAMSLRGVTGLPSALGSLSVAPFRALSGFSGTGSFLASVRSGVDSPSLFGSSDTESRQSTATESTAEADDGPDIDSLSVQEAWALLADRVSVSDPETATPGEYARRAIDSGLPAEPVRRLTTLFREVKYGGRSATGDRTESARTALRQLLGRGDD comes from the coding sequence GTGTCAACAAAGCTGGTGCGTGCCGCCCTCGCCCTCCTCTGTGCAGTCGCTGTCTTGTTCGGCACGGCGCTGTTTCCCGGCGCGCTCGGCGTCGAGTTCGAGTCGAGCGGCCCCCTCGACAGCCGAGCGAGCGAACCGGTCACGCCCGACGGAACAGCGCCCGGCGAAGTCGACAGCGGGTCGACGCCGATAGCGACAAGCGATGGGGTAGAGACGACACCACGGGCGACAAGCGATGAGCCGGCGGCGACAGCGACGCCAACACCGACAGAGACGACGACAGAGACGCCAGCGGCCAGCGACGGCGAAGATAGTGGGTCCCCTATTCTGGTGAAACTGTTCGGGCTGGCGCTGATCGGCGGGTTCGGCGTCGTCGCAGTCGGTGTCATCCGGGCGGCATCGGACCCGGAACACGACGGGTCGGCAGACGCCGGACTTCTCCTGCACCCGCTCCTCGACAGATTGGCCGGGACAGTCGTCTCGGCGGTTTCGAGCGGTGCGATTGGGCGGACCATCGGCCGGATTCCGAAGGTGACGACGGCCGCGCTGCTCTCGGGGTCAGCGGCGCTCTCACGGGTCGGAGCCGGAATCAGCACCGTCTCCGGCGGTGTCTTGACCGGATTGACAACCGGAATCGGGTCGGTCGGTGCGATGTCACTGCGAGGGGTCACCGGCCTACCGAGTGCGCTCGGATCGCTCTCAGTCGCGCCGTTCAGAGCCCTCAGCGGCTTCAGCGGGACCGGCAGCTTCCTTGCCTCCGTTCGGAGTGGCGTCGACAGCCCGTCGCTGTTTGGTTCGTCGGACACAGAGTCCAGGCAGTCAACGGCCACCGAATCGACGGCAGAGGCGGACGACGGCCCGGACATCGATTCACTGTCGGTGCAAGAGGCCTGGGCACTGCTAGCTGACCGCGTGTCAGTGTCAGACCCAGAGACGGCGACGCCCGGGGAGTACGCTCGCCGGGCTATCGACAGCGGACTTCCAGCAGAGCCCGTACGCCGGCTAACAACCCTCTTCCGGGAGGTCAAATACGGCGGGCGGTCGGCGACCGGCGACCGAACGGAATCGGCTCGGACCGCCCTCAGACAGCTCCTCGGCCGAGGTGACGACTGA
- a CDS encoding amidohydrolase family protein, translated as MILEGTILTGRSFEAIEGRVIVEDGEIAAVEETAVDSDDIVVPAFVNAHTHIGDSIAKEAGEGLSLEELVAPPDGLKHRLLRDASRDELVAAMARSLSFMEQSGTGAFVEFREGGVEGVRAIRDALSGSDLESVILGRETTDAMELADGFGASGANDSEFGPERRATRQAGKLFGIHAGEADRSDINPALDLDPDFLVHMVHAESLHLERVADSEIPVVVCPRSNIVTDVGRPPVEELADRTTVALGTDNVMLNSPSMFREMEFTAKLYDLSAREVLRMATVNGAEIAGLGGGLIKTGQPARLLVLDGDSDNLSGARNPVRAVVRRAETADVRRVVHPESE; from the coding sequence ATGATTCTCGAAGGGACGATTCTGACGGGACGGTCGTTCGAGGCTATCGAGGGCCGTGTCATCGTCGAAGACGGAGAGATAGCCGCCGTCGAGGAAACAGCGGTCGACAGCGACGACATCGTGGTGCCAGCGTTCGTCAACGCCCACACCCACATCGGCGATTCTATCGCAAAGGAGGCCGGGGAGGGTCTCTCGCTGGAAGAACTGGTCGCGCCGCCGGACGGCCTGAAACACCGCTTGCTCCGCGATGCCAGCCGGGACGAACTGGTGGCCGCGATGGCGCGGTCATTGTCGTTCATGGAGCAGTCCGGGACCGGCGCGTTCGTCGAGTTCCGGGAGGGCGGCGTCGAGGGCGTCCGCGCGATTCGAGACGCGCTGTCCGGGTCGGACCTCGAAAGCGTGATCCTCGGGCGCGAGACGACCGACGCGATGGAGCTGGCCGACGGGTTCGGCGCGAGCGGGGCCAACGACAGCGAGTTCGGGCCGGAACGGCGCGCGACCCGACAGGCCGGGAAGCTGTTCGGCATCCACGCCGGCGAGGCCGATAGATCCGACATCAACCCCGCACTTGACCTCGACCCGGACTTTCTCGTCCACATGGTTCACGCCGAGTCGCTGCATCTCGAACGGGTCGCTGACAGCGAAATCCCCGTTGTGGTCTGTCCCCGGTCGAACATCGTCACCGACGTTGGCCGTCCGCCGGTCGAAGAACTGGCCGACCGGACGACGGTCGCTCTCGGAACGGACAACGTCATGCTCAACAGTCCCTCGATGTTCCGCGAGATGGAGTTCACCGCGAAGCTGTACGACCTTTCGGCCCGCGAGGTGCTGCGGATGGCCACGGTCAACGGGGCCGAAATCGCGGGGCTTGGCGGCGGACTCATCAAGACCGGGCAGCCGGCACGCCTGCTGGTGCTCGATGGAGATTCTGACAATCTCTCAGGAGCACGGAACCCCGTTCGGGCAGTCGTTCGTCGGGCGGAAACGGCCGACGTTCGGCGCGTCGTCCACCCGGAGTCGGAATAA
- a CDS encoding NAD(P)/FAD-dependent oxidoreductase produces MPTDREDVIIVGGGVAGLSAAIYTARADLSTRIISTDESILNRNAHLENYPGFPAGINPRLLLELMRAQARRAGVWFIDGEAEQVAETEEGFEVTCADGESYDGRFLIAASWSDPSYLEGLDLSLIDRGSKQFISTDEQGRTDIEGLYAAGRLAEQHHQTIVAAGHGAQVGLTLLEDSDIDFYHDWTAPEGYFTGRDRPVPPGCEEIDEAERKKREQESLEVMRRYFEEPMPGEPTMHPSVDQDSD; encoded by the coding sequence ATGCCAACCGACCGCGAAGACGTCATCATCGTGGGCGGCGGCGTCGCCGGACTGTCGGCGGCGATCTACACCGCTCGCGCCGACCTGTCGACCCGGATCATCTCGACCGATGAGTCGATACTGAACCGCAACGCACACCTGGAGAACTACCCCGGATTCCCGGCAGGAATCAACCCTCGGCTCCTGCTCGAACTCATGCGGGCACAGGCGCGGCGCGCCGGTGTCTGGTTCATCGACGGCGAAGCCGAGCAGGTGGCGGAAACTGAGGAAGGCTTCGAAGTGACCTGCGCCGACGGCGAGTCCTACGACGGGAGGTTCCTCATCGCTGCCTCCTGGTCGGACCCGTCGTATCTGGAAGGGCTGGATCTCTCGCTCATCGACCGTGGGTCGAAGCAGTTCATCTCGACCGACGAACAGGGTCGGACCGATATCGAGGGACTGTACGCGGCCGGCCGGCTGGCCGAGCAGCACCACCAGACCATCGTCGCCGCGGGCCACGGCGCACAGGTCGGGCTCACACTGCTAGAGGACTCCGATATCGACTTCTATCACGACTGGACTGCGCCGGAGGGGTATTTCACCGGCCGCGACCGACCGGTTCCGCCGGGTTGTGAGGAGATCGACGAGGCAGAACGCAAGAAACGCGAACAGGAGTCACTGGAGGTCATGCGACGGTACTTCGAGGAACCGATGCCGGGGGAGCCGACGATGCATCCGAGCGTCGATCAGGATTCAGACTGA
- a CDS encoding M48 family metalloprotease produces MRTLTRRMLWTLLLLLAVDIAVVATAAVLLTPWLAPVRDAVATALPFGGASARIAWWVAVLTPALVAFVWAQLRYTSAQTMAEVDARTVGPEEYPDLHERVQRLAQLADLTPPRIAVADTDVPNSFAIGTLGGATVVVSEGLLSTLSGDELDAVLAHELMHVANRDATVMTLASFLPSLTNGEYDPLGDLLPGGSRYALGLVALGLSYVFSARVLAAPFGSLSFTLGFLFLFAVTVLFGGVALGVFTAPVVVLGRSLSRAREFAADRSAAQLTGDPAALVRALETLDDRGGDRPETDKRSAYAGVRGLCFLPYGFDTDASSDSSSIETRSHPPTAERIERLQSVARTLETGP; encoded by the coding sequence ATGCGGACACTGACCCGCCGTATGCTGTGGACCCTCCTGCTCCTCCTCGCCGTCGATATCGCTGTGGTCGCGACCGCGGCGGTGCTCCTGACGCCCTGGCTTGCGCCGGTGCGGGACGCCGTTGCCACCGCCCTCCCGTTCGGTGGGGCGTCGGCACGCATCGCCTGGTGGGTAGCCGTTCTCACCCCTGCCCTCGTGGCGTTTGTCTGGGCACAGCTCCGATACACCAGCGCGCAGACGATGGCCGAGGTCGACGCCCGCACCGTCGGCCCCGAGGAGTACCCTGACCTCCACGAACGAGTGCAGCGGCTCGCGCAACTGGCCGACCTCACGCCGCCACGGATTGCCGTCGCGGATACCGACGTACCAAACAGCTTCGCTATCGGGACGCTTGGCGGCGCGACGGTGGTCGTCAGCGAGGGGCTGCTGTCGACGCTTTCGGGCGACGAACTCGACGCGGTGCTGGCCCACGAACTCATGCACGTCGCCAACCGCGACGCGACTGTCATGACGCTGGCCAGCTTCCTCCCGTCGCTGACCAACGGCGAGTACGACCCGCTTGGGGATCTGCTCCCGGGCGGGAGCCGCTACGCGCTCGGGCTGGTCGCGCTCGGTCTCTCCTACGTGTTCAGCGCCCGGGTGCTTGCGGCCCCCTTCGGAAGCCTCTCGTTCACGTTGGGGTTCCTGTTTCTGTTCGCGGTGACGGTCCTGTTCGGCGGCGTCGCGCTGGGCGTGTTCACCGCTCCCGTCGTTGTTCTGGGGCGGTCGCTGTCGCGCGCTCGTGAGTTCGCCGCCGACCGGAGCGCGGCCCAGCTGACCGGCGACCCCGCCGCGCTCGTCAGGGCGTTAGAGACGCTCGACGACAGGGGCGGTGACCGCCCAGAAACCGACAAACGCTCCGCGTACGCGGGCGTCCGCGGACTGTGCTTCCTTCCATACGGGTTCGACACGGATGCGTCGAGCGATTCGTCGTCCATCGAAACACGCTCTCACCCACCGACAGCCGAACGGATCGAGCGACTGCAGTCAGTCGCACGCACGCTCGAAACAGGGCCATAG
- a CDS encoding SHOCT domain-containing protein — MPSTTDRAQSTPVKVLLYGLLGLVSLFVVFAAVRVAFGLFFGLIGIILGLLSLAATIGFIVAIGYAVYWVVSEVFGQDEATASTTGASRAQAAHTTGEANETDPVDRLSERYANGEITEAELERRLEQALDGPSVDDSGTAEFERDRELN; from the coding sequence ATGCCCTCCACCACCGACCGTGCCCAGAGCACACCAGTAAAAGTACTGCTGTATGGCCTGTTAGGCCTTGTCTCGTTGTTTGTCGTCTTCGCGGCTGTGAGAGTTGCGTTCGGACTGTTCTTCGGTCTTATCGGCATCATACTGGGACTCCTCTCTCTGGCCGCCACCATCGGGTTCATAGTGGCCATCGGCTACGCCGTGTACTGGGTCGTGTCAGAGGTCTTCGGTCAGGACGAGGCGACAGCGTCGACAACTGGCGCGTCACGGGCACAGGCCGCACACACGACTGGCGAGGCCAACGAAACGGACCCTGTCGATCGGCTCTCCGAGCGCTACGCTAACGGGGAGATTACCGAGGCGGAACTGGAACGCCGACTTGAACAGGCCCTTGACGGCCCGTCCGTGGATGACTCCGGGACAGCGGAGTTCGAACGGGACCGAGAGTTGAACTGA